In one Dermacentor albipictus isolate Rhodes 1998 colony chromosome 4, USDA_Dalb.pri_finalv2, whole genome shotgun sequence genomic region, the following are encoded:
- the LOC135915797 gene encoding glycine-rich protein-like yields MASITVSHVPATALPVPLVVRPEYITESMKSMVTLVCMAALAAVVSAGFYGGYGGYGGYGGGYGGGYGGYGGYGGGYGYHPVGRVFAYSTHIHHPSYGYGHGGYGHGGYGGYGGYGYGHGYGHGYHG; encoded by the exons ATGGCGAGCATTACCGTGAGCCACGTCCCTGCAACAGCTCTCCCAGTGCCACTTGTCGTCAGACCCGAATATATAACAGAAAGCATGAAGTCAATG gTGACACTGGTCTGCATGGCTGCCCTTGCTGCCGTGGTGTCGGCAGGATTTTATGGTGGATACGGTGGTTACGGTGGATATGGAGGAGGATATGGCGGCGGCTACGGCGGCTATGGTGGCTACGGCGGCGGCTACGGATACCACCCTGTAGGCCGCGTCTTTGCGTACTCGACGCATATTCATCACCCATCGTACGGTTACGGCCATGGGGGTTATGGTCACGGCGGTTATGGTGGCTATGGTGGATACGGTTACGGACATGGCTACGGCCATGGATATCATGGTTGA